From the Coffea eugenioides isolate CCC68of chromosome 1, Ceug_1.0, whole genome shotgun sequence genome, the window GCCTCACAAGCAAGCCTTCTCCTCCAAAAACAGCTCAGAGGTCatctcttttttcccttttgcttcAATTTAATTTGCTATAGTGTAGAATTGTTATATTTGAAGATCACTTTTCTTTTCCAGACTCTGATCGAACCGGTTTTGATTGATTGATGGGTTATGTTTATCTGTTGCAGATCTTTGTAAGCACCCGGTTGCTGGGTTCTCAGCCGGTTTGATTGATGAGAGCAATATTTTTGAATGGGGTGTCACCATCATAGGGCCTCCTGATACTCTTTAGTATGGCCTCCCTGCTGATTAGTACCTTAAAGATTCAAACTTTATTCAATTTCTAGTGTCGTTAGCCTTAGTTTTGTTTATCTTATCATTAAATTGTGCGTTTTAGTTAGATAACATTGTTAATTGTGATTGGAAATGAATTTCTTGTTTAGTTTGAGCACATCTCGTGTTATGATGGTCTTTATTAAGGCCTTATGTCTGATTACTACTACAGATTGCAACTTTGATGCATTATTTGATGTTATGAGGCTTAATTTTGTTAATATTATGATAAAATTCCTTGTCTCGGTTAGATTATGTTGTAAATACCTGATTCTTGTTCATTTTGTTTATGTTATGATGTCGAGTTCGTCTCTTTTTATATGTTTGCTTGCGGTTTTATGGCTTTAAAGTTTTTGACTTTTGCATTGCTGCTTGTGTTGTGCTAATGCTTGCCTGTGATCATTTGGGTTATCTTATTAACTCTGGCTTTACTTCTCATCTGGTCAATTCTCTATTTTCTATTTAAATTCATAGGGATGTCAGAAATACCTATCAATATGGCTGTCAACCTACTAAAATTCTTGTTTTGGCACTAATATGCTGCGTTTATGTGCTTTGCTTCCTTTTGGGTAAAAGATGctacttctttcttttcttttctttttttttccatatatTTTGTTTTATCTACATAGTGATTAAGTTGGCTATTTGACAAGTCTTTATGTTTTCCGTTGTCCTTAGCATGTGCTTTGGCCTATTAAGAGAACGGCTTTATATGCCGCTGTTATGCAACTTTTATTCATATGAAGGGTTGATGAGCTGGATGCAGTTCAGTTGATTCTAGTGCATTGTATATTTCTATCGTGGTTAATTGAGTACTTTTGCACTGTAGCGATGGAGGCTATTTTAATGCCATTATGAGCTTTCCGTCAAATTATCCTCTCAGCCCTCCTACGGTGAAATTTACATCAGAGTTATGGCATCCAAATGGTTGGTCCAGGCAATTTCTCTATTTTGGATTTTTATTGGCTTCTTATCAATTAAACACTTGTGAGTTCATCTGTTTGCTTTGTGAGTTTCAGTATATCCTGATGGAAAAGTTTGTATATCAATTCTTCATCCGCCTGGTGATGATCCAAATGGTTATGAGCTTGCAAGTGAGCGTTGGAGTCCTGTCCATACGGTAGTAACATGTtcaattattatcattttagcCATCTCCATCAAACATATTTCAGAAATATTCTTGAGCAATAGCATAATTCTGGGTTGAATATACTGGAATGTGTATGTTTGGTTGCATGCATGCAAATGTCAACCAATAAATTTGTAATGAGTTATTACATCTCATGGTTTAGTTAATTTTAATAAATGATATGCAGTGTGGCTTTCGGTCTCCTCCTAAAATTAGATTTATTAACAGGCCAGAAAACATTTTTGCTTTTTGGATGCTTGGAAATTTCACTTTCCAGTTGGCATATTTAAAAGATTTTGgatgtttttttttgtgtcgGAGTAGTTCTGTTGATTCTAGTTTGCAGAAATGCAAAGCTTAAGGGAGCATAGTGTGAGAGTAAAAGTGACTATTTGATGAACGGAAAGACATTAATTCGTCTAGAATGTGTCTTAAGAATTACATGAAAATTATATTCTTAACATATTGTCACAATAAATTGACAATTATGCTGTTAAGCATGCCATTCTGTTTCTGTTTTTCATGTGCTGTTGTACATATATTATTGGAGGACATATGCCCAGTATACTCATGGGGTTTGTTGGTCATCTGATCATACGTCTTACAAGTAGAATTTGGATCAGAGGATCAAAttttgctccaacttgaaatgAGAATATGATATGGCTGCATATCCTAATGGGCAAAAGAGGTCCACACGTCCTCCAAGCAGGATTGTCCTTTCTGTCTTTGTTATAACCATGTACCCTAGCTTTggtcttttttgttttgggcTATCTATCTTGTCTTTAAGTTGTGATGTTTTAATCTGGTTTTGGGACAGGTTG encodes:
- the LOC113782820 gene encoding ubiquitin-conjugating enzyme E2 7, which produces MASQASLLLQKQLRDLCKHPVAGFSAGLIDESNIFEWGVTIIGPPDTLYDGGYFNAIMSFPSNYPLSPPTVKFTSELWHPNVYPDGKVCISILHPPGDDPNGYELASERWSPVHTVESIVLSIISMLSSPNDESPANVEAAKEWRDKRDEFKKKVSRCVRKSQEML